Part of the Zea mays cultivar B73 chromosome 4, Zm-B73-REFERENCE-NAM-5.0, whole genome shotgun sequence genome is shown below.
TATCTGCTACGTTcgcttttctgcactttgataatgttaatgactatgttaagtaatgactctgtggatgtcttggacatcttgatgtaataaagtacctttacgctatttactttgagcaatgtgtgatgatgtccaattatataatcgctgtgtatgtgagtttctgatgctggcacgtacatggttcgcattcggttggcCTTCTAAAACGGGTGTGACACTAAGTGTGGAAAACTCACCTATTTCGCATATCTTCAATAGAGTTCCTGAATTGGCTCAAACCAAGTCTAAAATGCACTTTTTGCTACAAATGGGGTTAGAGACCAAatgcaagtgctagaaacattgtaAAAGCCTATGCAACTTATTCAAACACTCAAACCGTTTATACAGTTTTACCAAAGTTGCACTTTTAGCCTCCAGTTTAGTTCAATTTAAGTCCAAAATGCACTTTTCTCACATAATTGAGTTAGAGATCAAAACAAAGTGTTAGAAACATAGTATTAGCCATATGCAACTTATTCAAACATTTAAACCTCATGTTTTAATGTTTTACCAAAAGTTGCACTTTCTAGCCTCTAGTTTAGCTCATTTGGAATTAGTGCCTTCAAATTGCCTTCAATTGAACCTGTGCTCATACTCAtatcaaactagttagttcatgaTGGTGTGTTGGGAACTTAAACACCAAAACAGGTAGAAAATGTATATCTATCACATTTCCCCTTCGACCACCGTGCACCCCCACACTCCAACAACACCAACACATTCTCCGGTATCCATCCGAGGGGCTTAGGATAGCGCGCCAAACGAGGCAAACATGACACCAAGAACTCTAGTGGCCATGGTGACAGTTTCAACACCTCATTTGGTCTTGCTTCTTCTACCACCCCCTTAGGCCATGACGCAAGCCACAACTACTACAACCCCTGCACGGGGCTATCTACATGTGGCTAGGACAACACCACCCTATGTGTCATGCCCCTCGCTTGACCTCCTCCTTCACCACAAGCCTTCGTCATTGGTCTGCCTGACCAACGGGCTAGGTAGTGGGGCTCCCTCCAATGGCCCCTATGGGCTGGCCTCGATTTGCATATGCTTGTATAGGATTATCATACCTTGGTTGCAAATTTCTAGAGAATCGCCCTACAGTCACCACCACAACAGGAATGGCAATTCGACATTGGCGCTACCAGCAACATGACTTCCAATGCTAGTATCATCTCTCACATACCATCCTCCCAATTCCTTCCATCTCATTGTTATCGGTAATGAGAACCTTATTCCTGTTACCCAACTTCATCCTAACCTTTTCCTTAAGGATGTGCTGGTTTCCCCCTCTCTCACCAAGGATCTTATTTTTGTTCATCAATTTACCACTGGCAACAATTGTTCTATTGAATTTGATCCGTTTATTCTGTGAAGAATCTTTCCACTCGATTCGAGATCATCAGGTGTCACAACTCTGGACCCCTCTACCCCTATGAATGCCTACTTATGCGCTTCATGCGTTCACATCTTCCTTGTGGCACTAGCAGCGGACACCCTAGTCCTGTTGTTTTATCTCACCTAGCACAACCATTTGCTATTTCCTGTAATAAAAGTGATGGTACTCCTTTGTGTCATTCTTGTCAATTAGCTAGCCACGTCTGTCTTCCTTTTCATGCATTATCCACTCGTTCTACTCATATACACTGTGATCTTTGGACCTCTCCTGTCACCAGTGTCTCCGGTCACAAATATTATAGTCATTATAGATGACTGCTCTCATTATTTATGGACATTTCCTCCGCGCCTAAATTCTGGCAAGTTTTTCGCTCTCACCAGTTTTTTGCCTATATACATACATAGTTCGGAGTCACCATCCAGGAAATTCAGTGTGATAATGGTCACAAGTTTGACAACCTCAGCGCCTGCACATTCTTCTCCCATGTCGTTCATTTGTGTATGTCATGTCCCTACACCTCTGCCCAGAATGGTAAAGCCGAACACATTATTCGCTCTATCAATAATGTCATTCGTTCCGTGCTCATTCAGGCCACCGTTCCTCCCCGCTTTTGGGTCATGGCTCTTAGTACTACCACTTACCTAATAAACATTTTACCCACCAAAACACTCACCTTCTCAATACCACACtttgccatttttggtaagcctcCCTCCTATAATCACCTTTGTGTCTTTGGCTACAAATGTTACCCTAACCTCGTTGCCACAACCCCACATAAGCTTTCTCTTCGCTCCACCCTTTGTGTTTCCCTTGGTTACTCCACTCATCACAAGGGTTATCTTTGTCTTAATCGGTAAACAAATTAGTTTATAATTTCACGCCATGTGGTCTTTGATGAAAACTCATTCCCCTTCTCCAAGGATTCCTCTCCCCCACACGTGCATCCTTTTAACTTTTAGATGATTCACCTAACATGGTGTCggttccttttgagcttgtcactGATTTTTCCTTTTCCACGGTCTTCATTACTGGAGCCCCGATATCGTCATTTGGTTCTACACCACCTCCTCATGCTCTGGCCCTTGCTCAGGCGCTGAAGTTGGGATCCCTCGATGGTCTACCTACTCCAGCCGCCCCTACGCACCAGTCCAGTGGCTAGTCGACCACCCGGCCGACATCTGTCCCCTTCATGTGGCTCCCCAACATCAGCTAGGCCCCCTGCTACACTGGCAGCGGGCAGCCTCACTGTTGCACCATCACAACAGGCTACCATCCATGAGATCTAAAAACCAACCATCAAATTCTACATCCTCTAGATCATTTTCAATGATCATCCTTGCTCGCTCAGCTTCCACCTCGGGCTCAAAGGGTGATGGTTGTATGGGCTCTCTAGGACCAAATCTAACATGATATATGGTGCACTTGTAAGCAGTCTGCACGATATGGTCCATCTTTGGGACAAGAAGATAAGATATTTAAGGCAAGATTCTAAATGAATAGATGAGCATAATGGATTAATGGTAACCTTTTGACAAGAAGACAAATTTAGATGTAAAATAGATTTTTTTCTAGCGATCAATTCTACTATAGACTCGCGTGCTATAATCAGTACAACTTTGATACCACCTCTATCGCATCCCATTTTAAGGATAAAATCGAACACGTTAGTATCAAAATCACATGCATAACTTCGTCATATAGTAAAAAAACAAAATCACAATACTTTATTGATATTAAATAATAACGTTTACATAGCTGATTGTAGTAAAATATGGTACATGTGAAGCTGGCCCATTCAATGAAAAGGGACAAGGCCATTCTTAGAGTGAGTATGATAAGGCTGACTAGGCAGGCTCTAAATAGTTCCATGTCACTAAAATCCTAGATGGCAAGGTGAGAACACATGAGAGAGAAGAAAGTGGATGCCTCATGAGGAGCTCGGCTCCAGCGCATTCTACAAAGAGAAAAAGCATGCTTGTAGTATGATACGAGAGTTAAGGCTGACTCTTTCTTTTTAGGCCAATCCAAATGATACCTCTCTCCAAACATTAAATAGTTGCAACTTTAGTTTAATCAACTTATAATTATCTAagaataaactatatatatatgtgaaaatttggatttataccattaaaagattacaactttagatatataccattgctatctcacttacatgtggggtcCACATGAGTCGATGACATGTGAAGccaatggtatatatctaaagttacaATCTTTTAATAGTATAGATCCAATTATTCCATATATATATAATTGTTGGCTCTTAATGATGTGGCAAGAGTATGGAGCCTTCAGTTAGTTCTTCTATTAGTTTTGCTCTTAATGGATAACtagctgagtgcccgtgcgttgcaacgggaatatataataccagtatactacgataacttatatataaaatgtgtgttatattgttatgagaaaatgtttcataatcaatttgtgattctagccatacataaattttgttattttaatctagttgtttcaccactacattgcaaccatcagtatcatgcagacttcgatatatgccacgatttgtatggtctcatcattggagagcaccttccacacataccggaagaaattccctcgtacatcgttagtcatcagacacacaccaccatacgctcttgcttaaacaaaaaggtaagtgtgtgtgtgtttgcgaagagaattaaaggcagaccgGCATAAAAGCTACCATGGcaatggcgaggatgacgaactggtcattgttgtcgatcctcctctgcgtcacctccggcgccaagatgacgccacaatcctcgatatagtagtcgtcgaacgcacgcgacatgacgagtattgatgactcttggttgggctgccaaacgaagtgcaccccgagctcatcagcgaggtagtacccctggccattgcaccaccggatgcgctactccactacatacatcatgttcgagacactcacacaacgtcagcaacgcccatcgtcccagcgcacaagaattcatgtccggtcagtaacgacttacgtggcaggttgggcttcaggtgggcgatgagctggacgacgtgatggcatcgtcgtcggatgcggtgtccagaacaacccaagagtcatcgacgttggcgacaaccatgaggccccctgcttaacgatggacaacGCGGTGTAGATGCTctagaccgcgtccaagcggcggcttcgcgggagcttgtcgtacacagcggcgcatgtgaccatgtaggactgcttctagaggtcgaactgacagtcgccaagcttcttctcgtcatcgatgagcgacgccaacacgAGTGTCTCCTGctcatggtgtttgttcggggtttcaagtaagaaacatggattcatgctcggcgttggtttatgaaaatgactcacaagtctgatccatggaaaaaaatattacgaagaaaaaatgtcacacatgcaaaaaaagggaatttaagtataatacattattcaaacaaaagaaattacatgcaaaactcttctttaaataatattacctccatccaaaaatataattcaagaatatcggtgatacttatctactactacgcattgtgaaagggtagcaagtgagcttggtgagagatgtagtagatgtgtttcctgtcatagatgtagacataaacacacatgtggtgtagcggtagctaTTCTTGGCCTTTGTTTGAGAGGTCACGAGTTCAAATTCCCTTGAGGACatgtgtgtttttttaattttagctatatGTGGGCTGTACGGGGGAATGAGAATGGAAATGGGCTTTGCGGGAAGGGGAAATGAGAAAGACAACACAAAGAATGAGAATAAGAGAACATAGAATGATGACAGAACATGGGAATGAGAAACGCAGAACAAGAAATGAGAATAGTGGCAGAACGAGAATGACAGAACtagaatggtggcagaacacggaatgtcaGACTACTCTTGCAGTcttaataagaatgggaataggCTTTGTGGGAAGGGGGAATGAGAATGGTGGCAAAACGGGAATGTCAGAACtggaatggtggcagaacacagaatgacagactactcttgcagccttaataagtagtagagattttatTGTACTGTTTCAAGGCTGTCATGTTAACATTTATCTAAGAAATAGTGTATCCAGAGTTTTATCCATATGGAACTTTCTCATCTTTTATAAAACTCTCTCATATCTCTCTTCATTAAATTACATGTTATATCATCCTATCTACTTATATGGTAATCAAATAAAATGAAACTCTCACTTAAAAGAAGAGTTCAACGACAATGAGTGAGACTTTTTCTATACGTATACTTGATAAATTCCGATAGGCTATGTTGGATTACTCTAGTATTCAATCCAATACGTATGAGTTGAGATAGATTGGGatataaattagtttaatttaCACTCTAATCCTTTTAACCTATATGTATTAGGATGAATAATAGAGCATTCAAACAAGTCCGTAGTGTCGTGTCGTTGCCTTTGCCTTCCTTTCCCCGCCGGTCAATCAGCGTGTAAAGGCCGCCCAACTCCAAacctttcttcttccttcttctgttgcTTTTGGTGTTCCTTGTTTCCTCACCGGTCAAGTAGCGAGACATTGATCGGGTTGAAGCAGGAGACTTGAGGTTATTAATCAAGAGAACAAATTCAGCTGCTAAAATGACAAGTCTAGAAACTTTAGGATACACGCACCGAACTTATTTAGAGCTTATTTGGATACTCTCGTATTTAGCTCAATCCACGTGTATTGAGTTGAATTGGAATATAACTTAAATTAATTTAGGGTCTGTTTAATTGGGTTGTTGCTGTAAAAAAGCTAATTTTGGCCGTAAGCTGTGAAAAAACTGTTGTGTATTGTGAGCTATTAAAAAGTTAAAAATTAGTTGGTGAAAACCACCTTCATTTATAATTTCACAGTTTATCCTAAAGTCACTAAAAACAGGTTCAGAGGTGATTTCAGTTATGCACCGTCAGAAAGCCGGCTTTTAAAAAAATTGCTTCCTGATTCCAGccatttggtttggcttttgaatTTTATGAGATAAAAACCAAAGCAAAAAGGTCAAACTAAACATACCCTTACACTCCAATATTATCTCAATATACATTGATTGAGTTGAATACGAGGATATCCAAACAAGGCCTTAGCCGATTCATGATTGAGGATCTGGACAACATCGTACACATGATATACATAGGTTAACTATCGCTGTTGCTGAATTGATATAGTAAGATTCATGCCAACCTATACCTCTCGCTGCAGGAGAGCATAACCTATTTTTTCGTAGAAAATTACAAACGACAAAAGTGGGTTCACAAATTATCAAAGAACAACTGTATGTTTTAGTAGTAGGAGCCCTTGATTAACCGAGTTAATTAGGTTTCTCTTTGTTTCTATTTTCATACTATATTAGTATGGTGCCCGTGCATTGCAACGGCAATAATTATGAAAACAAGGCACATAACTGTCGCTACCGTGTAGCGCCTTCGCCGCCACCCGCTTCTTCTAGGCGCAAATGTGCTGCACCACCACGGCGCGCAAGCAGCACGAAGCAGAAAGTTGTCATTTTTTCATCCAGACAAACATGGCACCCAATTCTCTTTAAAACTTTTGCTAAGACTTAACAATACATTTTGTTCTGGGGACTAAATTAGTATCCTACTAACTTGACCATAAATTAGCAacaattattattatttatatgAAATTAGCACCATACTTATAATCTACTCCAATCATTCTACCGTAGAACAGAAACAGAAAAGGAAGAAACAAAAAAGGAAGGCAAGAGGACCGATCGCCACATTTCACAAAAGATAAAGCATGAAGACATTATACATGCAAATCAAATTATGCCGATAGAACAATCCTTCTTACAAGAGAAAGTAGAGATTTCGTGCAACACCATGTTATTTTTCATTAACACCGATTATGAGACAACAATGTGGTGATCGCTACGCCCTTACACTTTAGTTCGATCATCAACATTCAAATCAGATATGTCTAAAGCCCCTCTTTTCAACTTAGCAACAAGAATCCACATGCCTGCTCGATCATTCTTTAGAGATAGTTCCTTCTTTTCCTCTTTTCCCTGATGTTGGCAGTCTTGCCCATAGATTTCTGGCTCAGCATCCGGGCTACCGAGTTTCGCAGCCTGTGCGCCTGGGACTGGGATCCATTGCCAGATTGACCCATCGTCCTCTCCAGCTCTGACAAGAGCGCCTTCACAAGGACGTCGAAGCGGCTCTTTGATGTAGGATATCTAGATATCGACTTTGTGATTCCTTGCAACCTTTGCAGCAACAGAGTGAAAAGATTATCAACTGTGGATGTTTGCATCGCCGTCACAAAGCAAAGAAGGCTAAACTGTTGTTAAGGGGGGATGAGATATGGTACCTGCGAGTGAATGCGTCTATATCTGCCTTTTTACGTTCAATCAAGGatggaacatgaggcagagagccTTTCAGGCGACTTGGATCACCAGCCAACAACACACACATTTTCAGATACTCTTCCTCTTCGTCAGTGAGATTCTCAGCTTTGATCTGTTCCTTTATAACCATAAGCGGGTCAAAGAACCAATCAAAGATGGTGTTTTTAGGTCTATTGTCAGATGTAATCTCAGAGCCATCACCTGCATATTTTTTCCAAAGCAGGTCATCAAGCCAAAGTCATAACAATCCGCACCCAAAAAACAGAAAGAAAAAAAGAGCTACTCGTAACAACAGTTAAAATGGAAGAAGACCTAATTCTGTTGTGCACGTACTTAAGATTAGCCCGACAGAATCAGCTTTTGCAGACCGAAGGAGTGCATTAAGGATAACATATGCTGGTAGGCCAACATTAAGAACACCGCTGCCAACTTTGCCAGACTTCATTTCTTCAATGTCTTTCATTGTTATCACTCCTCTGTTAACCAAATCCTCCCCCTGGTTTCTGCATTCCGCAAATAGGTGGTCCAGCAGATGCATAATAGTACCATTCAGTTATATAGTGCTATTACTTCATAAGTTTACATGTTACCAGCAGTACAAAAACATTCTAGTGGCAATTTGTTTTGCATAGCGAGTGACCTTACTCTAAAAGCATGTACTATGCCAGATTGGCCTGTAATggcatgtacagtggtgtttaatgtggaggctcttaaggtgttttaagggggtatttgcaaaaaaatcttagagccgtctctccgtgaagagacgtcTCTGGCTTATAAACCAAGTAgcaacagacgcctcacttcccactgtacgaatttgtcgtctgttctatcaATCTGATGTTGTACAAATGcattaattctgtatttattaacaGACTACATTTATAGACACTCTATTAtataatagagtctcttagttgtctcttgtgcttggatgTCTGAATGCATGCTCTCTTGCAAATGTTATCTCTCAAGCCAAGCATAAAGAGTGATTCTTGCACATTAAAGCTGAAAGGCCTAATGctaaaaggagaaaagagaaaaaaaGTAACAACATGAGTCTATGCCAACAAGATGCATACCTTATCTCATATGGCTCCCCGTCAGGAGGTTTCTGAAGACGAAGGTCATCCATAAGTGAAAAATAGGAGTGGAAAAGCAAATCTTTCACGTCCCTGACTACTGTACAGCTTCCAGTGATAGTACTCCATGTTCCATCCTACAGTTCAGAATACCAAGCTAAGCCACCTCTAAAAGATATGCTAACAAATTAAATAGCCACAAAGATAACAAATTTAGCAGCAGGACATAGTAAACCAAAGATTAAGAACAAAATAAAAAAGATTCATTTATCATTATTTAATAAAATACTGGGCGTCTTGCGGAGCAATGACGAGTTTAGAATTGAAATTTCAACATTAGCAGTTAAGTAAGACTGGCAAAATTATACACATATAGTTTTAGTATCTAAATAGGAAACAAATAAGACCAAAAGTAGATTATGTGATTTCATTTAACAGATCCAAGGAAAAAATGGAGCCATCGAATGCTCATGTTACTTAATAAATCTTAGACATATAAACTATGCTAGACAAATTTAAATGAACTTGAGAATGTATCCAGGATATATCTTAGCAAAAACAGTTTTAATGCATCAAGAAATCCAGAAAGAAGAGAAATAGATGAAGGTAAGAATATTTAAGATAGTTCTTACTTAACAGTCCTCAAGAAGTGATGGAACATATCATTTATCAAATCGTCACATTTAAGATCTAGCATCACCACACAGGACTGAACTTTTGCGATTGTATCAAGAATTGAAGTTCTCCTTCCAAAGAAGGGGCTCTCTATGTCATCCAGATGCTTGAATGCCTCCACAATTAAAGATAATACATCCTAAAACCAAGTAAAAACACGTGTAAGTACATAACAGTAGAAATCTTTTTATTCAGGGCAGACTATACCTTCATTGCATCGTCATCATATGGAGCATCTGGTGCTGTGATCCATGTGATCTCAGATATGCATGATGCCACAACAAGTATAATATTTGAATCAGCATGGGCCAGCAGCTCTTTCTTGACAAGAGCTGCAGTTGCTAGTTGAAGAGCATTCGATGTGCTTTCAGGAGGTGACTGCTCAACTTTAAGAAAACACTCCTCAACTTTCTGCATGAACAAACCATCAACTTGATGACTTCATACAGATAAAAAATGAAATATGGAGCAGTGGTGAATAAAATAGAGTAGGTAGCATGGAAGGTACATGGCATGCTTGAACATCATTAGGCTGGAAATGGTAGACCGAGATCATGGTATGAAGAACACTATGCCTCTAGTAGTAATACTAAAAAGATTTAAATTCAGCATGGAACAAAAACAGACTTACCATATTTCTGTAGTTGTTGTGTTTTCCTCATCAGTTATTCCTTGATATGGCTATTCTCTTCCAACTGAAAAGGAATCAAACCACTCAAAAAATCAAACTAAGCTGGTATTGCAGATCCATGGCATTGGGTACAAGAAAATCAAGATGAAAGCACGGATCTAGATATGAATTGACCCCATCCATACCTAGGGGCGTGGTTGATTAGACAGGATCTGCAATACCTCTGACCGTCTTCGGGAGGGAATCAAACCGCTCATCTAGCCTAGCAGTCTTCGGGAGGGAGCAATCTCTCTGACCATCGCGAGCTCGGCACTCTCGACCACCGTACGAGTACGCGCCGCAGCCACCTCAACCTCCTGGATCTCAAGGAGGCGGCGCTCCTCCTCAGAGTCGACGCAGGTACGCTGCTATCACGATGGGGAAGGCGGGGGCTGGGTCAGTGCGCAGGTGTCGGCGAGATCCGTGGTCAGAAAGAGCAGATCGAGCCGTCCGTCCGAGGCACGCTGAACACGATGCGATCGTGCGCGAAGGCCGGGACGGTGCGGCGCGTGATCCTGACCTCGTCGGTGGCCGAAGTCTACATCAGGCCGGACCT
Proteins encoded:
- the LOC109939269 gene encoding uncharacterized membrane protein At3g27390-like translates to MHLLDHLFAECRNQGEDLVNRGVITMKDIEEMKSGKVGSGVLNVGLPAYVILNALLRSAKADSVGLILSDGSEITSDNRPKNTIFDWFFDPLMVIKEQIKAENLTDEEEEYLKMCVLLAGDPSRLKGSLPHVPSLIERKKADIDAFTRRLQGITKSISRYPTSKSRFDVLVKALLSELERTMGQSGNGSQSQAHRLRNSVARMLSQKSMGKTANIREKRKRRNYL
- the LOC103654690 gene encoding sister chromatid cohesion protein PDS5 homolog B-B-like, translating into MQKVEECFLKVEQSPPESTSNALQLATAALVKKELLAHADSNIILVVASCISEITWITAPDAPYDDDAMKDVLSLIVEAFKHLDDIESPFFGRRTSILDTIAKVQSCVVMLDLKCDDLINDMFHHFLRTVK